One region of Gossypium raimondii isolate GPD5lz chromosome 6, ASM2569854v1, whole genome shotgun sequence genomic DNA includes:
- the LOC105771908 gene encoding uncharacterized protein LOC105771908: protein MDMVHRAIKVEKQLKRKGVVRGYSTMGTSRCIQSTSKNNPPSHAKEHIVLAKTSKPIGATSKDGEIKLEEKDENDHDAAIDEEEELEHAVDGELLIIKRSLSLQGVENEPHRENIFHTRCQDFQDVFSDDISSGLPPICRIEHQIDFVPGAVIPNRPAYWTNPEETKELHRQVNELMEKGYIRESLSPCAVPVLFVVSLEGLEVDQEKIKAIQEWSKPMSISQVRSFHGLESFYRRFVPNFSTLAAPLPSVIKKNSTFHWDEEQEKSFNVIKGCLTKVPLLALPNFSKTFEIECDASGVGIGAVLTQDGRPIAYFSEKLNGATLNYPIYDKEMYGLI from the exons ATGGACATGGTACACAGGGCCATCAAGGTAGAAAAACAACTCAAGCGAAAAGGCGTCGTTCGAGGCTATTCCACCATGGGCACATCAAGATGTATCCAAAGCACTAGCAAAAATAATCCACCGAGCCATGCCAAGGAGCACATAGTGCTAGCCAAGACGAGCAAGCCTATTGGCGCCACTAGTAAAG ACGGAGAAATTAAATTAGAGGAGAAAGATGAAAATGACCACGATGCCGCTATCGATGAAGAGGAGGAGTTGGAACATGCTGTTGATGGCGAACTCCTTATCATCAAAAGGAGTCTAAGTCTCCAAGGTGTGGAAAATGAACCGCACAGAGAGAATATCTTTCATACTCGGTGTCAA GATTTCCAAGACGTTTTTTCAGACGACATTTCGAGTGGGTTGCCACCCATTTGTAGGATCGAGCACCAAATTGATTTTGTTCCCGGAGCCGTGATTCCAAATCGACCAGCGTACTGGACTAATCCTGAAGAGACCAAAGAACTTCATCGACAAGTCAATGAACTAATGGAAAAAGGCTACATCCGAGAGAGCCTTAGCCCATGCGCCGTGCCAGTTTT GTTTGTGGTCAGCTTGGAAGGACTCGAGGTGGACCAAGAGAAGATTAAGGCTATTCAAGAGTGGTCGAAACCAATGAGTATTAGCCAAGTGAGAAGCTTCCATGGCTTGGAAAGTTTCTATAGGCGTTTTGTACCCAATTTCAGCACTTTGGCTGCACCATTGCCAAGTGTCATCAAGAAGAACTCAACCTTTCATTGGGACGAAGAGCAAGAAAAatcttttaatgttattaaaggTTGTCTTACTAAAGTTCCTTTACTTGCACTacctaatttttctaaaacatttgagattgaatgtgatgcatCAGGTGTGGGAATCGGGGCTGTGTTAACTCAAGACGGAAGGCCTATCGCTTACTTTAGCGAAAAGCTAAACGGAGCCACGCTAAACTACCCCATCTATGACAAAGAGATGTATGGTCTCATTTGA